TTGATAAACTAGGTACAACAAAGGTAAAGTTATAGTGTTTTGCGTGTAGGAGAATTTGTCGATGACGAGAAATCACCAATTGGGGAAAAGTGTTGCAATTGTCGGGTTTAAGCTGTACTTCACTTGCACTGTGTACAGTTCTTGCGAAACATATGCTaccattttcactttttttattgaaggCTTTTTAAGATGTTGAACATGCTGTAGGCACCATTGACAATCTGTTCGTAAGGAATAGATTCAGTTAAAGTTGAAATCAgattcaaaactttttcacTCACCGTCATAAAAGTTTCCAAGTTCATTGGATATATCAAGACGACAAGTTGTTGAGGTTGCTTCAACACCTCGCCCATGATGACAACATACTTCTTACACGATTCTGTCTGCTCAATCCAATTTGACTCAAATAAACAGTAAGACAGTCGGTCACTGGCAACGGTAATGTCATTCGCCAGGTacataatcaaaaaaatatcaaaaattgcGTAGAGCAGcacaacaacataaaattctaTTTGAACAATATTTTGGTTCGACGACTAAATTCAGATGAGATtacaaattgaacatttttatatacCGAACTTCATTAGTTGTGTTAGTAGGTACTCACAAATACTAAGCTGTAAACTGAAGTACAAATAATGATGCCACTGGTTGTGATTTGGACCAAAAATAATGTCGAGAAAAATGATCTGAATCGCTCTATTGTTCTGTTTTGGAATGAAATCCATAGGTTAATGGGAAAGTGACTTTAGAATGAGCGAACTCGTACTCGTTCAAGTTGCGATGAGCTTTGatcaaaacaattaaatcttCAACAAACCCACTTCGTTGTATCAACCTGAAttctttctgttttttgaCAGCTTTCATTCCCACTcccaattttctcaatttatttCCTAACAGTTCGTATTCGATGGAGTAGTTCAACAGCATGTACCAAATTAGTATGGTAATTAAGTTAGCAGTGACGTACAAGGTAGATGACAATGACACGAAGAAATACGCCaaccaataaataatttctgaaCTGTTCCACGAGAAACTGATAAAAAAGGGTAACCCTTTATCGGCGGAAAatattgggaattttatcaCAATCAGCAATGGAACAGTGACAAATGTTGCCAGACAATACATCCGTACgaaattcataaattcttTGATCTTTTTGACTGTTTCGTCATATTCTTcacgattttcaattgaatgaaCAACGATCggatcaaataaaaattcgaggATTTCTTGTTTCTTAAACAGGACGTACAGAATTTTTACGTATAAAACCGCCGCTATAATTGTAAGCTGTACTGAGAAAACAGATTCATTTCGATCACATAGAAAAGCGTTGGCCGTGAAGAATATCGGGTACAATGCCCCAAAGAAGGTGTAAAAGAATTTCTTGGCGACTTTAAGGTAATTGGGCTCTTCGTCACTTTGCCATATTCCCattcggtaaaatatttttaaaattcgcTGAAGCGCTTCGTCCAGTtcaatcgaaaacattttcttagaaatttattGTCGACCGTTTCACTACGCTGCCAAACTGACACTGATTGTATGCAGCGCTTGAATTCATTGTAGAACCAGTGTCACTGTACATCAATCACCAGGCAACGTATATCGAACTATTTTAATATATGcagatcaatttttttatagagATAAACTTAACATCACAGTGAAAAAGAGGAACTAAGACGATATGCTATCACCAATGACAATGACAACAaggcgacaaaaaaaatgaacaaaaacttATGCCATTGCGGTAAATAAGTCGATAAGTCTAAGTCACATGCTCATAAGTCGAAAGATTTAGTACTGGAACGATGTTTTCTGCATGAGTGAGTGACGAAATTATCGGAACTGACATGAATCCATCTCAACCTTCCCAAAAGTCTTATCTAgaattcgcctagtcggttggcctgtagaggtgccacattttttttatagtccTTCAATCTGCTTCAATCTCactgtactattttttttgtgtaacaacttcacattggttcattcccatgaaatgtcacagcagtaaagtttgttcatgaaaaaataattcagtgacagcggtctttttatgaagaaatgtattaaattgtaatagattttacctttagtttctaaactaCATTCTCCTATACTACCCAAAAGAATATGAGAAATCCTTACATTCGTGAAACCGGTGAATGaggaaaaatctttttgtcaTTTGATCCCACAAATGCAGTTCATGCTGGGGTGTGTACAAGAattgtatttcattcactgaCGTTAACTTTTGTCGCTCAATTAATACTGTCAAAGTTAACTGTGAGGTTAGATTCTCCACGGTCGATTTTGTCCGTGAAGAATTAACTTGTCAGTGAAActtgacatttttgatgttaaaaggttttcgattttcgtgttgatgaataataattatttttgagtgaTGACATTGTGTTCAAATagtgaaaatcaattaattaaattttgtttttatttcaacaacagttgtcaaaatttactttcattaaCTCAGCGCGTTCACTGAGCGacgaaaaaatagaatttctgtACGTGCTTCAAATGTTCTTTAGATTGTCATTGAAAA
Above is a genomic segment from Bradysia coprophila strain Holo2 unplaced genomic scaffold, BU_Bcop_v1 contig_24, whole genome shotgun sequence containing:
- the LOC119077770 gene encoding putative odorant receptor 71a; the protein is MFSIELDEALQRILKIFYRMGIWQSDEEPNYLKVAKKFFYTFFGALYPIFFTANAFLCDRNESVFSVQLTIIAAVLYVKILYVLFKKQEILEFLFDPIVVHSIENREEYDETVKKIKEFMNFVRMYCLATFVTVPLLIVIKFPIFSADKGLPFFISFSWNSSEIIYWLAYFFVSLSSTLYVTANLITILIWYMLLNYSIEYELLGNKLRKLGVGMKAVKKQKEFRLIQRSGFVEDLIVLIKAHRNLNETIERFRSFFSTLFLVQITTSGIIICTSVYSLVFSSNQNIVQIEFYVVVLLYAIFDIFLIMYLANDITVASDRLSYCLFESNWIEQTESCKKYVVIMGEVLKQPQQLVVLIYPMNLETFMTIVNGAYSMFNILKSLQ